The proteins below come from a single Candidatus Flexicrinis affinis genomic window:
- a CDS encoding BMP family ABC transporter substrate-binding protein: protein MKRFVTIVTLLLVASFALAACATGTEEAGTATQSAIMATADAQATEAAAAQAALQATADAVTAEAAQALADAQATADAAATTAAEMPTDVPTVVPPTEEPTEVPTEEPTEVPTEVPTDVPTEVPPTDVPTEVPPTDVPTVDPAIAQATTEARQARATQRAEAAAAATEAAQPTEEPTAEPTEEPTAEPTAVPTEEPTAEPTEAPTEEASTGVPSTVCLVTDLGRVNDGTFNTYAYEGMLRAEADFTLTTRYIETQSQADYEANINTCLDEGFDIVVTVGFLITGATAAAAEANPSVYFIGVDQFHETALPNLVGIQFREDQAGYLAGVMAALMTETNKVGGVYGIDIPPVRKFRNGFEQGAKSVNPDIELFGVYIPDFLAPQLGAEAADAMVSEEGVDVVFGAGGPTGSGGIVQAAGLGAWVIGVDQDEYITTFGNGEAPNADKIITSAMKRVDQGVYDMIGVLVGGGSFPEGSLYLMDAAVNGVGFAPAHDAPVPEEVTAQVQAVLDGLTSGEIETGVDPVTGDLLNAAPVEEATEETPAEEPTAAPTEEPTAEPTEEAAAEPTAAPAPGETASTVCLVTDIGRINDGTFNTYAYDGMLRAEADLGLSTRFIETQAQADYEANINTCLDEGFDIIVTVGFLITGATATAAETHPDVYFIGVDQFYDTALPNLVGIQFREDQAGYLAGAMAALMTESGKVGGVYGIDIPPVRKFRNGFEQGAKSINPDIELFGVYIPDFLAPQLGAEAADAMVSEEGVDVIFGAGGPTGSGAIVQAAALGAWVIGVDQDEYITTFGDGEAPNADKIISSAMKRVDQGVYDMITAVVNGTGFAENSLYLMDASINGVGFAPAHDAPVPEDVTAQVQAILDGMAAGEIETGVDPVTGDLLEATE, encoded by the coding sequence ATGAAGCGATTCGTGACGATCGTAACGCTGCTGCTTGTGGCGTCGTTCGCCCTTGCCGCATGTGCAACCGGTACCGAAGAGGCCGGCACTGCCACCCAGTCGGCCATCATGGCGACCGCCGACGCACAGGCGACCGAAGCGGCAGCAGCACAGGCGGCTCTGCAAGCCACCGCAGACGCGGTGACGGCGGAAGCTGCTCAGGCACTGGCGGATGCGCAGGCAACGGCGGATGCGGCAGCGACCACTGCGGCCGAAATGCCGACCGATGTGCCGACCGTTGTCCCGCCCACCGAGGAACCCACGGAAGTTCCGACCGAGGAACCCACCGAGGTCCCGACAGAAGTCCCGACGGACGTTCCCACCGAGGTTCCGCCGACGGATGTCCCGACCGAGGTTCCCCCCACCGACGTTCCGACCGTAGACCCGGCGATCGCTCAGGCGACGACCGAGGCCCGTCAGGCACGCGCGACGCAGCGTGCCGAAGCGGCTGCTGCGGCGACCGAGGCTGCTCAGCCGACCGAAGAACCGACGGCCGAACCCACAGAGGAACCGACGGCTGAACCGACCGCCGTGCCGACTGAGGAACCGACGGCCGAACCCACCGAAGCTCCGACCGAAGAAGCTTCAACCGGTGTGCCGTCCACAGTCTGTTTGGTCACCGATCTGGGCCGCGTGAACGACGGTACCTTCAACACGTATGCCTACGAAGGCATGCTGCGCGCTGAGGCTGACTTCACACTGACGACGCGCTACATCGAAACGCAGTCGCAGGCCGATTACGAGGCCAACATCAACACCTGCCTCGATGAAGGCTTCGACATCGTTGTGACCGTCGGGTTCCTGATTACCGGTGCAACTGCGGCTGCAGCGGAAGCCAATCCGAGCGTGTACTTTATCGGCGTAGATCAGTTCCACGAAACGGCCCTGCCGAATCTGGTCGGCATTCAGTTCCGTGAGGATCAGGCGGGCTACTTGGCTGGCGTCATGGCCGCGCTGATGACCGAGACCAATAAGGTCGGCGGCGTGTACGGCATCGACATCCCGCCGGTGCGCAAATTCCGCAACGGCTTTGAGCAGGGTGCGAAGTCGGTCAATCCCGACATCGAACTGTTCGGCGTCTACATCCCCGACTTCCTTGCCCCGCAGTTGGGTGCAGAAGCCGCGGACGCGATGGTCAGTGAAGAAGGTGTCGACGTGGTGTTTGGTGCGGGCGGCCCGACCGGTTCGGGCGGCATTGTGCAAGCTGCCGGGCTTGGCGCATGGGTCATCGGCGTCGACCAGGACGAGTACATCACGACGTTCGGTAACGGCGAAGCACCCAACGCGGACAAGATCATCACCAGCGCCATGAAGCGCGTCGATCAGGGCGTTTACGACATGATCGGTGTGCTGGTCGGCGGCGGCAGCTTCCCCGAAGGCTCGCTGTACCTGATGGACGCGGCAGTCAACGGTGTCGGATTCGCGCCGGCGCACGATGCCCCGGTGCCCGAGGAAGTGACCGCGCAGGTTCAGGCGGTTCTCGATGGCCTGACTTCCGGTGAGATCGAGACCGGCGTCGACCCGGTCACCGGCGACCTGCTGAACGCAGCGCCTGTTGAGGAAGCTACCGAAGAGACCCCGGCTGAAGAGCCGACGGCGGCACCGACCGAAGAGCCGACAGCCGAGCCGACGGAAGAAGCCGCAGCTGAACCGACCGCGGCTCCTGCGCCGGGCGAGACCGCCTCGACCGTCTGCTTAGTGACGGACATCGGCCGGATCAACGATGGCACGTTCAACACGTACGCGTATGATGGGATGCTGCGCGCAGAGGCCGACCTCGGCCTTTCGACGCGCTTCATCGAGACTCAGGCGCAGGCCGACTACGAGGCCAATATCAACACCTGTCTCGATGAAGGTTTCGACATCATCGTCACGGTCGGCTTCCTGATCACCGGCGCGACCGCGACCGCCGCTGAAACACATCCAGATGTGTACTTCATCGGTGTCGACCAGTTCTACGATACGGCGCTGCCGAATCTGGTCGGGATCCAGTTCCGCGAAGATCAGGCTGGCTATCTGGCTGGGGCGATGGCTGCGCTAATGACCGAGAGCGGCAAGGTTGGCGGCGTGTACGGCATCGACATTCCGCCGGTTCGCAAGTTCCGCAACGGTTTTGAGCAGGGCGCTAAGTCGATCAACCCTGATATCGAACTGTTCGGTGTGTACATCCCCGACTTCCTCGCCCCGCAGTTGGGCGCGGAAGCCGCGGACGCGATGGTCAGTGAAGAAGGCGTCGACGTGATCTTCGGTGCGGGCGGCCCGACCGGCTCGGGCGCGATCGTGCAGGCAGCGGCGCTCGGCGCATGGGTCATCGGCGTCGATCAGGACGAGTACATCACGACATTCGGTGATGGTGAAGCGCCCAACGCGGACAAGATCATCTCTAGCGCCATGAAGCGCGTTGATCAAGGTGTGTACGACATGATCACCGCGGTGGTCAACGGCACCGGTTTCGCAGAGAACTCGCTGTACCTGATGGATGCCTCGATCAACGGTGTCGGCTTCGCGCCCGCGCATGACGCCCCGGTGCCTGAGGACGTAACCGCGCAGGTGCAGGCCATCCTCGACGGCATGGCCGCGGGCGAGATCGAGACCGGCGTCGACCCGGTCACCGGCGACCTGCTGGAGGCGACCGAGTAA
- a CDS encoding ABC transporter permease subunit, translating into MRGSNFLETLRREWRSVLLWSLGFFGYGMLTVGILPDAEGMQQMSEALGAVPNFVWQMIGIQDVSVLATVSGFISFRFFLTASVLLAVWAVISGMNVTLNEEVNGISNMVFSLPASRTRVIVEKLAAYVPMAVIIPVSGLLGLVIGMALNTQATTDVTPLVLSTFAMVPVAVLIVCFTAFVASVMPRKAWVAAISGGFVAVSFFLNSIGGMLRSDLGTAMQQFSVFHHSDASRVLLNGFPLIAATVTLIVAVALVAASTRVFTRRDLAG; encoded by the coding sequence ATGCGTGGATCAAATTTTCTGGAAACGCTGCGCCGTGAATGGCGTTCGGTCCTGCTATGGTCGCTTGGCTTCTTCGGCTATGGCATGCTCACGGTGGGCATCTTGCCGGACGCCGAAGGCATGCAGCAAATGAGCGAGGCGCTGGGCGCGGTGCCCAACTTCGTCTGGCAGATGATCGGCATTCAAGACGTATCGGTGCTGGCGACGGTGAGCGGGTTCATCTCGTTCCGCTTCTTCCTGACGGCATCAGTGCTGCTCGCGGTGTGGGCGGTCATCTCCGGCATGAATGTAACGCTGAACGAAGAAGTGAACGGCATCTCCAACATGGTGTTCAGCCTGCCGGCATCACGCACGCGTGTGATCGTCGAGAAGCTGGCGGCTTACGTGCCCATGGCGGTGATCATCCCGGTCAGCGGGCTTCTTGGCCTCGTGATCGGTATGGCGCTCAACACGCAGGCGACGACGGACGTCACGCCGCTGGTGCTCTCGACATTTGCGATGGTCCCGGTCGCCGTCCTGATCGTGTGCTTCACAGCGTTTGTCGCGTCGGTGATGCCGCGCAAGGCATGGGTTGCCGCGATCTCGGGCGGGTTTGTCGCCGTGAGCTTCTTCCTGAACTCGATCGGCGGCATGCTCCGCTCCGACCTCGGTACGGCGATGCAGCAGTTCTCGGTGTTTCACCACTCGGACGCGAGCCGCGTGCTGTTGAACGGGTTCCCGCTGATCGCCGCGACCGTGACGCTGATCGTCGCCGTCGCACTGGTCGCCGCGAGTACACGGGTGTTCACACGCCGCGATTTGGCCGGGTAA
- a CDS encoding ABC transporter permease subunit: MRWEVFKHTLRRGLRPALIWGVVTAVFANYVILLTPDMEGLQGFIALFEAMPRVILQAFGITDINVMATPEGFVGFAFFTYASILLAIYAVNAGMSVTANDEEKGIMNMVLTLPVSRGVVVVEKVLAQTILAALVCAIGFAGFFAGTRINPVVSGFDLGRSAEAFAALWALIVAVMGITVLCGVVIRRRGIAEAVVAGYLGVSYVAYTLGAMAGDQLGPVLERISVFSYYDGGDIILNGLNVIAPLVMIAIGAVLVWISVQLYERRDISG; this comes from the coding sequence ATGAGATGGGAAGTGTTCAAACACACGCTGCGGCGCGGGCTGCGTCCGGCACTGATCTGGGGCGTGGTGACGGCGGTCTTCGCCAACTACGTCATTCTGCTGACCCCGGACATGGAAGGACTGCAGGGTTTCATCGCCTTGTTCGAAGCCATGCCGCGGGTCATCCTGCAAGCGTTCGGCATCACCGACATCAACGTGATGGCGACGCCGGAAGGGTTCGTCGGGTTCGCGTTCTTCACCTATGCCTCGATCCTGCTGGCGATCTATGCCGTCAACGCCGGCATGAGCGTCACGGCGAACGATGAAGAGAAGGGCATCATGAACATGGTGCTGACTCTGCCGGTATCGCGTGGGGTGGTCGTCGTGGAGAAGGTACTGGCGCAGACAATCCTGGCGGCACTGGTCTGTGCCATCGGCTTCGCCGGGTTCTTCGCCGGTACGCGGATTAACCCGGTCGTCTCCGGTTTCGATCTGGGGCGGTCGGCTGAGGCGTTCGCTGCGCTGTGGGCGCTGATCGTTGCGGTCATGGGCATCACGGTGCTGTGCGGCGTGGTCATTCGCCGGCGCGGCATCGCCGAGGCTGTAGTGGCGGGCTATCTCGGCGTGAGCTATGTGGCGTATACGCTCGGCGCGATGGCTGGCGACCAGCTTGGGCCGGTGCTTGAGCGAATCTCGGTGTTTTCGTACTACGACGGCGGCGACATCATCCTCAACGGGTTGAACGTCATCGCACCGTTGGTGATGATCGCAATTGGCGCGGTGCTCGTCTGGATTTCGGTCCAGCTCTACGAACGCCGTGACATCAGCGGCTAG
- a CDS encoding ABC transporter ATP-binding protein: MNNNNRSARTDTPVIQARGLSKAYGRGGPLALSRLDLDVHQGEIFGYLGPNGAGKSTTIRILMDLIRPTGGTATIFGKDVREHAVEIHQRVGFMPGELSLWPGHTGRDIVAYFSKVRGNVNPNVVKQITERLSLDLSLRVREYSSGNKRKLGLLLATMHEPELLILDEPTSGLDPLMQQIFNDMMREARAAGRTVFLSSHVLSEVQAICDRVAILRGGVLQAVETIEKLTRADFQWVTITFREPVSPSHFEGKNGITDVTADGASLRMRVVGDFDAVIRAIGSDYVVSMKVAEPTLEEIFLAYYGEKPAVHPVAVS; the protein is encoded by the coding sequence ATGAATAACAACAATCGTTCAGCAAGGACCGACACACCCGTGATTCAGGCCCGCGGGTTGTCAAAAGCGTACGGCCGGGGCGGCCCGCTGGCGCTCAGCCGGCTCGATCTCGACGTCCATCAGGGCGAAATCTTTGGCTACCTCGGGCCTAACGGCGCGGGCAAGTCGACGACAATCCGCATCCTCATGGACCTGATCCGCCCGACCGGCGGCACGGCCACGATCTTCGGCAAGGATGTGCGCGAGCATGCCGTCGAAATTCACCAGCGCGTCGGCTTCATGCCGGGCGAATTGAGCTTGTGGCCGGGCCACACCGGCCGCGACATCGTAGCGTACTTCAGCAAGGTACGTGGCAACGTCAATCCCAACGTCGTCAAGCAGATCACGGAACGCCTCAGCCTTGACCTGTCGCTGCGCGTCCGCGAGTACTCCAGCGGTAACAAGCGCAAGCTGGGCCTCCTGCTGGCAACGATGCACGAACCCGAGCTGCTCATCCTCGACGAGCCGACCAGTGGCCTCGATCCGCTGATGCAGCAGATTTTCAATGACATGATGCGCGAAGCCCGTGCGGCAGGCCGGACCGTGTTCCTGTCGTCGCATGTGTTGAGCGAGGTGCAGGCCATCTGCGACCGCGTGGCGATCCTGCGCGGCGGTGTGCTGCAAGCCGTCGAGACGATCGAGAAGCTGACTCGGGCCGACTTCCAGTGGGTGACGATCACCTTCCGCGAGCCGGTCAGCCCGTCGCACTTCGAGGGCAAGAACGGCATCACGGATGTCACCGCCGACGGAGCAAGCCTGCGCATGCGTGTGGTCGGGGACTTTGACGCGGTTATCCGCGCCATTGGCAGCGACTACGTGGTGAGCATGAAGGTGGCCGAGCCGACGCTGGAAGAGATCTTCCTCGCGTACTACGGCGAGAAGCCTGCCGTCCATCCGGTTGCCGTGTCGTAG
- a CDS encoding TetR/AcrR family transcriptional regulator gives MSDERRDRILNAARELLLHYGYDKTTVSDIAQAAGISKGAIYLHFPSKDALVEALLWHDAERAQHEIARRLEADPNSGSFTSLYAHSLRVAMEMPLLRAVYGNRQRVFGDLFKRLAPRFSNQAMRDAAVDFIRKYQALGLIRADIDAKVAAYMLSYMRYGLLTVEDVIPPGDAPPIDAVFELLIDVLDRGFATSGGDTAAGRSAFISFTSDAMNAVQSQKQPATVEEEENHE, from the coding sequence TTGAGCGACGAACGACGCGATCGAATACTGAACGCCGCCCGCGAGCTGCTGCTTCACTACGGGTACGACAAGACCACCGTAAGCGACATCGCGCAGGCGGCCGGAATCAGCAAAGGTGCGATCTATCTGCACTTTCCGAGCAAGGACGCGCTCGTCGAAGCGCTGCTGTGGCACGATGCCGAGCGCGCCCAGCACGAAATCGCGCGAAGGCTCGAAGCGGATCCGAACAGCGGGTCGTTCACCAGTCTCTATGCCCACTCGCTGCGCGTGGCGATGGAAATGCCGCTGCTGCGCGCCGTATACGGCAACCGTCAGCGCGTCTTCGGCGACCTGTTCAAACGGTTGGCGCCGCGCTTCAGCAATCAGGCTATGCGCGACGCGGCCGTCGATTTCATCCGCAAGTATCAGGCGTTGGGCTTGATCCGCGCGGACATCGACGCCAAAGTCGCAGCCTACATGCTGTCGTACATGCGCTATGGGCTGTTGACCGTCGAAGACGTCATTCCACCGGGCGACGCACCGCCCATCGACGCGGTGTTCGAACTGCTTATCGACGTGCTCGACCGGGGGTTTGCAACATCCGGCGGCGATACTGCCGCCGGTAGATCGGCGTTCATTTCGTTCACTTCGGATGCGATGAATGCGGTGCAGTCGCAGAAGCAACCTGCGACCGTGGAGGAAGAGGAAAACCATGAATAA
- a CDS encoding carbohydrate ABC transporter permease, producing the protein MTTVTATQSPTSGNQQSGQGWRIARRVGFWFIIVLILFYTLFPFYWAFNTSLKNENEVFATAYLFSQNPSLRNYESVFQNERFVRGLFNSTLVAGGSTILALGVGSFAAYALGRLQFRGRLLMLYAVLAMTMFPQISILSGLFSIVRDLGLFGSLGSLVVTYPLITLPFTVWTLTTFFKGLPSELEQAALVDGATGFQTFYMILLPLTAPALVTTGLLSFISAWNEYLFALTFTTINPSAQTVPVAIALFSGQVQRQDPIAEVMAASVIVTIPLIVLVLYFQRRIVEGLTAGAVKG; encoded by the coding sequence ATGACAACCGTGACCGCTACCCAATCCCCAACCTCAGGCAACCAGCAGTCCGGTCAGGGATGGCGCATTGCCCGCCGCGTCGGCTTTTGGTTCATCATCGTCCTGATCTTGTTCTACACGTTGTTCCCGTTCTATTGGGCATTCAACACGTCGCTCAAGAACGAGAACGAAGTATTCGCAACGGCCTATCTGTTCTCTCAGAACCCGTCGCTGCGCAACTACGAATCGGTGTTCCAGAACGAACGATTCGTGCGCGGCTTGTTCAACTCGACGCTAGTGGCCGGCGGCAGCACGATCCTTGCGCTGGGCGTTGGCTCGTTCGCCGCGTACGCGCTCGGTCGCCTGCAGTTCCGCGGCCGCTTGCTGATGCTGTACGCCGTGCTGGCTATGACGATGTTCCCGCAAATCTCGATCCTGTCGGGTTTGTTCAGCATCGTGCGAGACCTCGGGTTGTTCGGCTCGTTAGGCTCGCTGGTGGTGACGTATCCATTGATCACGCTGCCGTTCACGGTTTGGACGCTGACGACCTTCTTCAAAGGTTTGCCGTCCGAGCTTGAACAGGCGGCGTTGGTGGACGGCGCCACCGGCTTCCAGACGTTTTACATGATCCTGCTGCCGTTGACCGCGCCAGCACTCGTCACGACTGGTCTGCTCTCATTCATCAGCGCATGGAACGAATACCTGTTCGCGTTGACGTTTACGACGATCAATCCGTCGGCCCAGACAGTGCCGGTGGCGATCGCGCTTTTCAGCGGACAGGTGCAGCGTCAAGACCCGATTGCCGAGGTCATGGCGGCTTCGGTAATCGTGACCATTCCTTTGATCGTGCTCGTGCTGTACTTCCAGCGCCGCATCGTGGAAGGTTTGACGGCAGGCGCCGTGAAGGGCTAG
- a CDS encoding sugar ABC transporter permease — translation MAATEAFLIPVIGVILALTLTYAYLWIGSNIEKFEGQETLAESSSRFAWNLLVPTLLVLVFVALRPLEKTFIASLTDQRFAAGAGAEVNFVGLDNYAELLGVRWDIIQCTTDETGACALNEDGATVFPRARDALDETYRDLRYREISTWLTLGGSKLIFSARDTDFIGSIGNTLTFTVVSVTIELILGIFIAMVINSKFTGRGLMRAAMLVPWAIPTVVSAKLWTVILRDNSSGVLNAGINLMQRTLGLPEESVAWLARPETQILAMIAIDVWKTTPFMALILLAGLQTIPSDIYEAADVDGANRITQFLRLTLPLLRPTIAVALVFRTLDAVRVFDVFQVVLAQKQYSMATYNYYTLTNSQELGYASAVGVVIFVIILLFTVAYVRILGVSAE, via the coding sequence ATGGCGGCCACCGAGGCGTTTCTGATCCCGGTCATCGGCGTGATCCTCGCGCTGACACTGACCTACGCCTACCTGTGGATCGGCAGCAATATCGAGAAGTTCGAAGGTCAAGAAACCCTTGCAGAGTCGAGTTCGCGGTTTGCGTGGAATCTGTTGGTCCCGACCCTCTTGGTGCTCGTCTTCGTCGCGCTGAGGCCGTTGGAAAAGACCTTCATCGCCAGCTTGACCGATCAGCGGTTTGCCGCCGGCGCCGGCGCCGAAGTGAATTTTGTCGGCCTAGACAACTACGCCGAACTCCTTGGCGTTCGCTGGGACATTATTCAGTGCACGACGGATGAAACCGGCGCCTGCGCGTTAAATGAGGACGGCGCGACTGTCTTTCCACGGGCGCGCGACGCGCTGGACGAGACTTACCGCGATCTCCGTTACCGCGAGATTTCGACATGGCTGACGCTCGGCGGATCGAAGCTGATCTTCAGCGCACGCGATACCGACTTCATCGGGTCGATCGGCAACACGCTCACGTTCACGGTCGTCTCAGTGACGATCGAGCTGATCCTCGGCATCTTCATTGCCATGGTGATCAACTCGAAATTCACTGGCCGTGGTCTGATGCGCGCAGCAATGCTCGTGCCATGGGCTATCCCGACGGTGGTCTCGGCAAAGCTGTGGACGGTGATCCTGCGCGACAATTCGTCCGGGGTGCTGAACGCGGGCATCAACCTGATGCAGCGGACGCTCGGCCTACCCGAAGAATCGGTCGCGTGGCTCGCGCGGCCTGAAACGCAGATTTTGGCGATGATCGCGATCGACGTCTGGAAGACGACGCCGTTCATGGCGCTGATCCTGCTCGCCGGTCTGCAAACTATCCCGTCCGACATCTACGAGGCGGCCGATGTTGACGGAGCAAACCGCATCACCCAGTTCTTGAGGCTGACGCTTCCGCTCCTTCGCCCGACGATCGCCGTCGCACTGGTATTCCGCACGCTCGACGCAGTCAGGGTGTTCGACGTGTTCCAAGTCGTCCTCGCCCAAAAGCAGTATTCGATGGCGACGTACAACTACTACACGCTCACGAATAGTCAGGAGTTGGGCTACGCCTCGGCTGTCGGGGTGGTGATCTTCGTGATTATCCTGCTCTTTACCGTCGCGTACGTTCGGATTTTGGGGGTGAGTGCAGAATGA
- a CDS encoding ABC transporter substrate-binding protein, with protein MVRKSLGLLLVMAVVMSLGVASVSAQDMMMECPEGDADIVIAAGAVGIEYEVVQAQAERYMGMCPNVNISLLETPDLATDRLGLYQQYWEAQTPDVDIYQVDVIWAGIIAPHVVDLLEYVPDGYLDEFFPAMVAGQNIGGAQVAIPWFTDAAGLYYRTDLLEKYSLEVPTTWDELTAAAQTIQDGERAEGNADFAGYVWQGNAYEGLTCDAHEWLVSETGGSFISPEGEVNVNNDAFVAALERAAGWVGGISPEGVTTYGEEDSRAVWQAGNAAFMRNWPYAYGLGNGEDSAVAGLFDYAPLPVGATGSPAACLGGWQLAVSKYSDNPAAAASVAIFMASYDEQKIRALSPQGANPTIPALYEDPELIDANPLFSRMGPILASAYPRPSGFTAARYNDASTLFFSAVHGVLTGEVDAVTAMEDLELDLQDLVDEIMASM; from the coding sequence ATGGTACGCAAATCGCTAGGTTTGCTCCTCGTGATGGCCGTTGTGATGTCGCTTGGCGTCGCGTCGGTCAGCGCGCAGGACATGATGATGGAATGCCCGGAAGGCGACGCGGACATTGTGATCGCCGCGGGTGCCGTTGGTATTGAGTATGAGGTTGTGCAGGCGCAGGCCGAACGCTACATGGGCATGTGCCCGAATGTCAACATCTCGCTGCTGGAGACCCCGGATCTGGCAACGGACCGCCTCGGTCTGTACCAGCAGTATTGGGAAGCACAGACCCCGGATGTCGACATCTATCAGGTGGACGTGATTTGGGCCGGTATCATCGCCCCGCACGTTGTGGACCTGCTCGAGTACGTGCCTGATGGCTATCTCGACGAATTCTTCCCGGCCATGGTCGCCGGCCAGAACATCGGCGGCGCGCAGGTTGCCATTCCGTGGTTCACCGACGCGGCCGGCCTGTACTATCGCACCGACCTGCTTGAGAAGTACAGCCTCGAAGTTCCGACCACCTGGGACGAACTGACGGCGGCTGCGCAGACCATTCAGGATGGCGAGCGCGCTGAAGGCAACGCCGACTTTGCCGGTTACGTCTGGCAGGGTAACGCCTACGAAGGTCTGACCTGTGATGCGCACGAGTGGCTCGTCAGCGAGACCGGTGGATCCTTCATTTCGCCTGAAGGTGAAGTGAACGTGAACAACGACGCGTTCGTTGCGGCGCTGGAGCGCGCGGCCGGTTGGGTCGGCGGTATCAGCCCCGAGGGCGTGACCACCTACGGTGAAGAGGACAGCCGCGCGGTTTGGCAGGCGGGCAACGCTGCCTTCATGCGTAACTGGCCGTACGCCTACGGTCTGGGCAATGGTGAAGACAGCGCCGTCGCCGGCCTGTTCGACTACGCCCCGCTGCCGGTTGGCGCCACCGGTTCGCCGGCGGCCTGCCTCGGTGGCTGGCAGCTCGCGGTCAGCAAGTACAGCGATAACCCGGCTGCTGCCGCGTCGGTCGCCATCTTCATGGCCTCCTACGATGAGCAGAAGATCCGCGCGCTGAGCCCGCAGGGTGCCAACCCGACTATCCCGGCCCTCTACGAGGATCCGGAACTGATCGATGCCAACCCGCTGTTCAGCCGCATGGGCCCCATCTTGGCGAGCGCTTACCCGCGTCCGTCGGGCTTCACCGCTGCGCGCTACAACGACGCATCGACCCTCTTCTTCAGCGCTGTCCATGGCGTTCTGACCGGTGAGGTCGATGCCGTGACCGCGATGGAAGACCTCGAGCTTGATCTGCAGGATCTGGTCGACGAGATCATGGCCAGCATGTAG
- a CDS encoding MBL fold metallo-hydrolase translates to MTALPALERFTADTDAELFRIPMVVFPNGFVAYSYLLLGQGVPTLIDCGSGFPDSDKHLIEGLNAIADEFRVPFAPADIERIFITHGHIDHFGGVANIAELTDAAVGVHELDRRVLTNYEERVVIATKDLRVYLERAGIEPDTRQNLIEMYGFAKRHVRSVPVAFHLDEDEPIDGMTFIHAPGHCPGQVCIRIGDILISADHVLSHTTPHQAPESITHYTGLGHYREALRKVAKQEGVRVALGGHEDPIYNLHERIADILASHDRKLNRVLDIVRDAGEPVTINQITQAMYPDKHGYNILLAVEEAGAHIEYLYQHGALSVANLREVEAEDNPALKYVAS, encoded by the coding sequence ATGACCGCACTGCCCGCGCTTGAACGCTTCACCGCCGACACCGACGCCGAACTGTTTCGTATTCCGATGGTCGTGTTTCCAAACGGCTTTGTCGCGTACAGCTACCTGCTGCTCGGTCAGGGCGTGCCGACCCTGATCGACTGCGGGAGCGGATTCCCCGACAGCGACAAACACCTTATCGAAGGCTTGAACGCCATCGCAGATGAGTTTCGTGTGCCGTTTGCACCGGCGGACATCGAACGCATCTTCATCACGCACGGCCACATCGACCACTTCGGCGGCGTCGCCAACATCGCCGAGCTGACTGACGCGGCGGTGGGCGTCCACGAGCTGGATCGGCGCGTGCTGACCAATTACGAAGAGCGCGTCGTGATCGCCACGAAAGATCTGCGCGTGTACCTCGAGCGCGCCGGGATCGAGCCAGACACACGCCAGAACCTGATCGAAATGTACGGGTTTGCCAAGCGGCATGTCCGGTCTGTGCCGGTCGCGTTCCATCTGGACGAAGACGAGCCGATCGACGGTATGACGTTCATCCACGCGCCCGGCCACTGCCCCGGTCAGGTGTGCATCCGCATCGGCGACATCCTCATCAGCGCCGATCACGTATTGAGCCACACCACCCCGCATCAAGCGCCGGAAAGCATCACGCATTACACCGGCCTCGGCCACTACCGCGAGGCGCTGCGCAAGGTCGCCAAGCAGGAGGGGGTCCGTGTCGCGCTGGGCGGGCACGAAGACCCGATCTACAACCTGCACGAGCGCATCGCCGATATCCTCGCCAGCCACGACCGCAAGCTGAACCGCGTGCTGGACATCGTGCGCGACGCCGGCGAACCGGTCACGATCAACCAGATCACGCAGGCGATGTACCCGGACAAGCACGGCTACAACATCCTGCTCGCCGTCGAAGAGGCCGGCGCGCACATCGAGTACCTGTATCAGCACGGGGCGCTCTCGGTCGCCAACCTGCGCGAGGTCGAAGCAGAGGACAACCCGGCCCTTAAATATGTTGCGTCGTAG